One region of Alosa sapidissima isolate fAloSap1 chromosome 1, fAloSap1.pri, whole genome shotgun sequence genomic DNA includes:
- the otulinb gene encoding OTU deubiquitinase with linear linkage specificity b isoform X5, with translation MPAVHLDPDGRRDSVKQDTRLQESTLGLPSTSHLDCLAKRAKIQECNRLRFGDDPNVNCSSLREGDAVESCKETAEPNNENLLRLARSMDKTTPAPLSTSQDKAAEQMRSEEQETNKLKVPVSSIMPEDDNSEEDLYRGEDEIEKERDAKDNTCPRIQAELVSEGQCSVEGPVELLSYSQREWRGNTAKSVLIRKGYEMISYDFEYLRRVRGDNYCALRATLFQLLTQSTQLPACIADHDFSLWPKQLLSVKDLVDQWRFPFGGRSTTGGVEQLEHYLQLLKRRWQEAVEARGQKDREALCQQVFQGGEEEYGLLETVKFLMLRTAVELHSASERGESVPEFCWLLFARDSSRCPRTLLTNHLLHVGSSGGLEQVEMFLLGYSLQQTIQVHRLYKADTEEFVTYYPDDHIEDWPHLCLLTEDDRHYNVPVPRAQKVSKRNSASRPVWREPSGTTPMHGHSNNTGKTYV, from the exons ATGCCTGCGGTTCATCTGGATCCAGATGGTCGAAGAGATTCTGTCAAACAAGATACTCGCCTACAAGAGTCAACATTAGGCCTGCCATCTACTTCCCACTTGGACTGTCTGGCCAAAAGAGCTAAAATACAAGAGTGTAACCG TCTAAGATTTGGGGATGACCCCAACGTGAATTGTTCATCACTGAGAGAGGGTGATGCTGTAGAGAGCTGTAAAGAGACTGCTGAACCAAATAATGAAAACCTGCTTAGACTGGCGAGAAGCATGGACAAGACTACCCCAGCACCGCTGTCAACATCTCAGGACAAAGCCGCTGAACAGATGCGCTCAGAGGAACAGGAGACGAACAAACTGAAGGTTCCCGTCAGCTCCATAATGCCAGAAGATGACAATAG TGAAGAAGACCTGTACAGGGGAGAGGATGAAATTGAGAAGGAGCGAGATGCAAAAGACAACACGTGTCCCAGGATTCAGGCAGAGT TGGTTTCAGAGGGTCAGTGCAGTGTGGAAGGCCCAGTGGAACTCCTGTCCTATAGTCAAAGGGAGTGGAGGGGAAACACCGCCAAAAGTGTCCTTATCAGAAAG GGTTATGAGATGATATCCTATGATTTTGAGTATCTACGCAGGGTGAGGGGGGACAACTACTGTGCACTAAGGGCCACCCTCTTTCAGCTTCTCACTCAGTCCACTCAACTTCCAGCCTGTATAGCAGACCATGACTTCAGCCTG TGGCCTAAACAGCTTCTATCGGTAAAGGATCTGGTAGATCAGTGGAGATTCCCCTTTGGTGGTAGAAGCACCACGGGAGGCGTGGAACAACTGGAGCATTATCTACAGCTCCTCAAGAGACGG tggCAGGAGGCAGTGGAGGCCCGCGGGCAGAAGGACAGGGAGGCTCTATGCCAGCAGGTCTTCCAGGGTGGGGAGGAGGAGTACGGGCTGCTGGAGACTGTCAAGTTCCTCATGCTGCGGACCGCCGTGGAGCTGCACAGCGCCAGCGAGCGCGGCGAGAGCGTGCCCGAGTTCTGCTGGCTCCTGTTTGCCAGAGACTCCTCCCGCTGCCCCAGGACCCTTCTGACCAACCACCTGCTGCATGTGGGCTCCAGCGGAGGGCTAGAGCAG GTGGAGATGTTTCTCCTTGGCTACTCCCTGCAGCAGACTATTCAGGTCCACCGGCTCTATAAAGCAGACACAGAGGAGTTTGTCACCTACTATCCTGATGACCACATAGAGGACTGGCCTCACCTTTGCCTACTGACGGAGGACGACAGGCACTACAATGTTCCAGTCCCTAGAGCACAGAAAGTATCTAAGCGGAACTCCGCAAGCAGGCCTGTATGGCGTGAGCCCTCAGGGACAACACCTATGCATGGACACTCCAACAACACAGGGAAGACCTACGTCTAA
- the otulinb gene encoding OTU deubiquitinase with linear linkage specificity b isoform X1 — MGNCCGVQSENNLMNKHVLVKEKAENAGVVGKSDGTPRASVEEGYKSNAMPGNGSERTQVKSAVPRNEVHPVPVRTMPAVHLDPDGRRDSVKQDTRLQESTLGLPSTSHLDCLAKRAKIQECNRLRFGDDPNVNCSSLREGDAVESCKETAEPNNENLLRLARSMDKTTPAPLSTSQDKAAEQMRSEEQETNKLKVPVSSIMPEDDNSEEDLYRGEDEIEKERDAKDNTCPRIQAELVSEGQCSVEGPVELLSYSQREWRGNTAKSVLIRKGYEMISYDFEYLRRVRGDNYCALRATLFQLLTQSTQLPACIADHDFSLWPKQLLSVKDLVDQWRFPFGGRSTTGGVEQLEHYLQLLKRRWQEAVEARGQKDREALCQQVFQGGEEEYGLLETVKFLMLRTAVELHSASERGESVPEFCWLLFARDSSRCPRTLLTNHLLHVGSSGGLEQVEMFLLGYSLQQTIQVHRLYKADTEEFVTYYPDDHIEDWPHLCLLTEDDRHYNVPVPRAQKVSKRNSASRPVWREPSGTTPMHGHSNNTGKTYV, encoded by the exons ATGGGGAACTGCTGCGGAGTCCAGTCTGAAAATAACCTCATGAACAAACATGTTCTGGTGAAAGAAAAAGCGGAGAATGCTGGAGTTGTCGGAAAGAGTGATGGCACACCTCGGGCGAGTGTGGAAGAAGGGTACAAAAGCAATGCAATGCCTGGGAATGGTTCAGAGAGAACACAAGTGAAAAG CGCCGTCCCTAGGAATGAGGTCCATCCGGTGCCTGTGAGGACTATGCCTGCGGTTCATCTGGATCCAGATGGTCGAAGAGATTCTGTCAAACAAGATACTCGCCTACAAGAGTCAACATTAGGCCTGCCATCTACTTCCCACTTGGACTGTCTGGCCAAAAGAGCTAAAATACAAGAGTGTAACCG TCTAAGATTTGGGGATGACCCCAACGTGAATTGTTCATCACTGAGAGAGGGTGATGCTGTAGAGAGCTGTAAAGAGACTGCTGAACCAAATAATGAAAACCTGCTTAGACTGGCGAGAAGCATGGACAAGACTACCCCAGCACCGCTGTCAACATCTCAGGACAAAGCCGCTGAACAGATGCGCTCAGAGGAACAGGAGACGAACAAACTGAAGGTTCCCGTCAGCTCCATAATGCCAGAAGATGACAATAG TGAAGAAGACCTGTACAGGGGAGAGGATGAAATTGAGAAGGAGCGAGATGCAAAAGACAACACGTGTCCCAGGATTCAGGCAGAGT TGGTTTCAGAGGGTCAGTGCAGTGTGGAAGGCCCAGTGGAACTCCTGTCCTATAGTCAAAGGGAGTGGAGGGGAAACACCGCCAAAAGTGTCCTTATCAGAAAG GGTTATGAGATGATATCCTATGATTTTGAGTATCTACGCAGGGTGAGGGGGGACAACTACTGTGCACTAAGGGCCACCCTCTTTCAGCTTCTCACTCAGTCCACTCAACTTCCAGCCTGTATAGCAGACCATGACTTCAGCCTG TGGCCTAAACAGCTTCTATCGGTAAAGGATCTGGTAGATCAGTGGAGATTCCCCTTTGGTGGTAGAAGCACCACGGGAGGCGTGGAACAACTGGAGCATTATCTACAGCTCCTCAAGAGACGG tggCAGGAGGCAGTGGAGGCCCGCGGGCAGAAGGACAGGGAGGCTCTATGCCAGCAGGTCTTCCAGGGTGGGGAGGAGGAGTACGGGCTGCTGGAGACTGTCAAGTTCCTCATGCTGCGGACCGCCGTGGAGCTGCACAGCGCCAGCGAGCGCGGCGAGAGCGTGCCCGAGTTCTGCTGGCTCCTGTTTGCCAGAGACTCCTCCCGCTGCCCCAGGACCCTTCTGACCAACCACCTGCTGCATGTGGGCTCCAGCGGAGGGCTAGAGCAG GTGGAGATGTTTCTCCTTGGCTACTCCCTGCAGCAGACTATTCAGGTCCACCGGCTCTATAAAGCAGACACAGAGGAGTTTGTCACCTACTATCCTGATGACCACATAGAGGACTGGCCTCACCTTTGCCTACTGACGGAGGACGACAGGCACTACAATGTTCCAGTCCCTAGAGCACAGAAAGTATCTAAGCGGAACTCCGCAAGCAGGCCTGTATGGCGTGAGCCCTCAGGGACAACACCTATGCATGGACACTCCAACAACACAGGGAAGACCTACGTCTAA
- the otulinb gene encoding OTU deubiquitinase with linear linkage specificity b isoform X4, translating to MGNCCGVQSENNLMNKHVLVKEKAENAGVVGKSDGTPRASVEEGYKSNAMPGNGSERTQVKSAVPRNEVHPVPVRTMPAVHLDPDGRRDSVKQDTRLQESTLGLPSTSHLDCLAKRAKIQECNRLRFGDDPNVNCSSLREGDAVESCKETAEPNNENLLRLARSMDKTTPAPLSTSQDKAAEQMRSEEQETNKLKVPVSSIMPEDDNSEEDLYRGEDEIEKERDAKDNTCPRIQAELVSEGQCSVEGPVELLSYSQREWRGNTAKSVLIRKGYEMISYDFEYLRRVRGDNYCALRATLFQLLTQSTQLPACIADHDFSLWPKQLLSVKDLVDQWRFPFGGRSTTGGVEQLEHYLQLLKRRPVSPSLSSVAGGSGGPRAEGQGGSMPAGLPGWGGGVRAAGDCQVPHAADRRGAAQRQRARRERARVLLAPVCQRLLPLPQDPSDQPPAACGLQRRARAGGDVSPWLLPAADYSGPPAL from the exons ATGGGGAACTGCTGCGGAGTCCAGTCTGAAAATAACCTCATGAACAAACATGTTCTGGTGAAAGAAAAAGCGGAGAATGCTGGAGTTGTCGGAAAGAGTGATGGCACACCTCGGGCGAGTGTGGAAGAAGGGTACAAAAGCAATGCAATGCCTGGGAATGGTTCAGAGAGAACACAAGTGAAAAG CGCCGTCCCTAGGAATGAGGTCCATCCGGTGCCTGTGAGGACTATGCCTGCGGTTCATCTGGATCCAGATGGTCGAAGAGATTCTGTCAAACAAGATACTCGCCTACAAGAGTCAACATTAGGCCTGCCATCTACTTCCCACTTGGACTGTCTGGCCAAAAGAGCTAAAATACAAGAGTGTAACCG TCTAAGATTTGGGGATGACCCCAACGTGAATTGTTCATCACTGAGAGAGGGTGATGCTGTAGAGAGCTGTAAAGAGACTGCTGAACCAAATAATGAAAACCTGCTTAGACTGGCGAGAAGCATGGACAAGACTACCCCAGCACCGCTGTCAACATCTCAGGACAAAGCCGCTGAACAGATGCGCTCAGAGGAACAGGAGACGAACAAACTGAAGGTTCCCGTCAGCTCCATAATGCCAGAAGATGACAATAG TGAAGAAGACCTGTACAGGGGAGAGGATGAAATTGAGAAGGAGCGAGATGCAAAAGACAACACGTGTCCCAGGATTCAGGCAGAGT TGGTTTCAGAGGGTCAGTGCAGTGTGGAAGGCCCAGTGGAACTCCTGTCCTATAGTCAAAGGGAGTGGAGGGGAAACACCGCCAAAAGTGTCCTTATCAGAAAG GGTTATGAGATGATATCCTATGATTTTGAGTATCTACGCAGGGTGAGGGGGGACAACTACTGTGCACTAAGGGCCACCCTCTTTCAGCTTCTCACTCAGTCCACTCAACTTCCAGCCTGTATAGCAGACCATGACTTCAGCCTG TGGCCTAAACAGCTTCTATCGGTAAAGGATCTGGTAGATCAGTGGAGATTCCCCTTTGGTGGTAGAAGCACCACGGGAGGCGTGGAACAACTGGAGCATTATCTACAGCTCCTCAAGAGACGG CccgtgtctccctctctctcctcagtggCAGGAGGCAGTGGAGGCCCGCGGGCAGAAGGACAGGGAGGCTCTATGCCAGCAGGTCTTCCAGGGTGGGGAGGAGGAGTACGGGCTGCTGGAGACTGTCAAGTTCCTCATGCTGCGGACCGCCGTGGAGCTGCACAGCGCCAGCGAGCGCGGCGAGAGCGTGCCCGAGTTCTGCTGGCTCCTGTTTGCCAGAGACTCCTCCCGCTGCCCCAGGACCCTTCTGACCAACCACCTGCTGCATGTGGGCTCCAGCGGAGGGCTAGAGCAG GTGGAGATGTTTCTCCTTGGCTACTCCCTGCAGCAGACTATTCAGGTCCACCGGCTCTATAA
- the otulinb gene encoding OTU deubiquitinase with linear linkage specificity b isoform X2, producing MGNCCGVQSENNLMNKHVLVKEKAENAGVVGKSDGTPRASVEEGYKSNAMPGNGSERTQVKSAVPRNEVHPVPVRTMPAVHLDPDGRRDSVKQDTRLQESTLGLPSTSHLDCLAKRAKIQECNRFGDDPNVNCSSLREGDAVESCKETAEPNNENLLRLARSMDKTTPAPLSTSQDKAAEQMRSEEQETNKLKVPVSSIMPEDDNSEEDLYRGEDEIEKERDAKDNTCPRIQAELVSEGQCSVEGPVELLSYSQREWRGNTAKSVLIRKGYEMISYDFEYLRRVRGDNYCALRATLFQLLTQSTQLPACIADHDFSLWPKQLLSVKDLVDQWRFPFGGRSTTGGVEQLEHYLQLLKRRWQEAVEARGQKDREALCQQVFQGGEEEYGLLETVKFLMLRTAVELHSASERGESVPEFCWLLFARDSSRCPRTLLTNHLLHVGSSGGLEQVEMFLLGYSLQQTIQVHRLYKADTEEFVTYYPDDHIEDWPHLCLLTEDDRHYNVPVPRAQKVSKRNSASRPVWREPSGTTPMHGHSNNTGKTYV from the exons ATGGGGAACTGCTGCGGAGTCCAGTCTGAAAATAACCTCATGAACAAACATGTTCTGGTGAAAGAAAAAGCGGAGAATGCTGGAGTTGTCGGAAAGAGTGATGGCACACCTCGGGCGAGTGTGGAAGAAGGGTACAAAAGCAATGCAATGCCTGGGAATGGTTCAGAGAGAACACAAGTGAAAAG CGCCGTCCCTAGGAATGAGGTCCATCCGGTGCCTGTGAGGACTATGCCTGCGGTTCATCTGGATCCAGATGGTCGAAGAGATTCTGTCAAACAAGATACTCGCCTACAAGAGTCAACATTAGGCCTGCCATCTACTTCCCACTTGGACTGTCTGGCCAAAAGAGCTAAAATACAAGAGTGTAACCG ATTTGGGGATGACCCCAACGTGAATTGTTCATCACTGAGAGAGGGTGATGCTGTAGAGAGCTGTAAAGAGACTGCTGAACCAAATAATGAAAACCTGCTTAGACTGGCGAGAAGCATGGACAAGACTACCCCAGCACCGCTGTCAACATCTCAGGACAAAGCCGCTGAACAGATGCGCTCAGAGGAACAGGAGACGAACAAACTGAAGGTTCCCGTCAGCTCCATAATGCCAGAAGATGACAATAG TGAAGAAGACCTGTACAGGGGAGAGGATGAAATTGAGAAGGAGCGAGATGCAAAAGACAACACGTGTCCCAGGATTCAGGCAGAGT TGGTTTCAGAGGGTCAGTGCAGTGTGGAAGGCCCAGTGGAACTCCTGTCCTATAGTCAAAGGGAGTGGAGGGGAAACACCGCCAAAAGTGTCCTTATCAGAAAG GGTTATGAGATGATATCCTATGATTTTGAGTATCTACGCAGGGTGAGGGGGGACAACTACTGTGCACTAAGGGCCACCCTCTTTCAGCTTCTCACTCAGTCCACTCAACTTCCAGCCTGTATAGCAGACCATGACTTCAGCCTG TGGCCTAAACAGCTTCTATCGGTAAAGGATCTGGTAGATCAGTGGAGATTCCCCTTTGGTGGTAGAAGCACCACGGGAGGCGTGGAACAACTGGAGCATTATCTACAGCTCCTCAAGAGACGG tggCAGGAGGCAGTGGAGGCCCGCGGGCAGAAGGACAGGGAGGCTCTATGCCAGCAGGTCTTCCAGGGTGGGGAGGAGGAGTACGGGCTGCTGGAGACTGTCAAGTTCCTCATGCTGCGGACCGCCGTGGAGCTGCACAGCGCCAGCGAGCGCGGCGAGAGCGTGCCCGAGTTCTGCTGGCTCCTGTTTGCCAGAGACTCCTCCCGCTGCCCCAGGACCCTTCTGACCAACCACCTGCTGCATGTGGGCTCCAGCGGAGGGCTAGAGCAG GTGGAGATGTTTCTCCTTGGCTACTCCCTGCAGCAGACTATTCAGGTCCACCGGCTCTATAAAGCAGACACAGAGGAGTTTGTCACCTACTATCCTGATGACCACATAGAGGACTGGCCTCACCTTTGCCTACTGACGGAGGACGACAGGCACTACAATGTTCCAGTCCCTAGAGCACAGAAAGTATCTAAGCGGAACTCCGCAAGCAGGCCTGTATGGCGTGAGCCCTCAGGGACAACACCTATGCATGGACACTCCAACAACACAGGGAAGACCTACGTCTAA
- the otulinb gene encoding OTU deubiquitinase with linear linkage specificity b isoform X3, translated as MGNCCGVQSENNLMNKHVLVKEKAENAGVVGKSDGTPRASVEEGYKSNAMPGNGSERTQVKRNEVHPVPVRTMPAVHLDPDGRRDSVKQDTRLQESTLGLPSTSHLDCLAKRAKIQECNRLRFGDDPNVNCSSLREGDAVESCKETAEPNNENLLRLARSMDKTTPAPLSTSQDKAAEQMRSEEQETNKLKVPVSSIMPEDDNSEEDLYRGEDEIEKERDAKDNTCPRIQAELVSEGQCSVEGPVELLSYSQREWRGNTAKSVLIRKGYEMISYDFEYLRRVRGDNYCALRATLFQLLTQSTQLPACIADHDFSLWPKQLLSVKDLVDQWRFPFGGRSTTGGVEQLEHYLQLLKRRWQEAVEARGQKDREALCQQVFQGGEEEYGLLETVKFLMLRTAVELHSASERGESVPEFCWLLFARDSSRCPRTLLTNHLLHVGSSGGLEQVEMFLLGYSLQQTIQVHRLYKADTEEFVTYYPDDHIEDWPHLCLLTEDDRHYNVPVPRAQKVSKRNSASRPVWREPSGTTPMHGHSNNTGKTYV; from the exons ATGGGGAACTGCTGCGGAGTCCAGTCTGAAAATAACCTCATGAACAAACATGTTCTGGTGAAAGAAAAAGCGGAGAATGCTGGAGTTGTCGGAAAGAGTGATGGCACACCTCGGGCGAGTGTGGAAGAAGGGTACAAAAGCAATGCAATGCCTGGGAATGGTTCAGAGAGAACACAAGTGAAAAG GAATGAGGTCCATCCGGTGCCTGTGAGGACTATGCCTGCGGTTCATCTGGATCCAGATGGTCGAAGAGATTCTGTCAAACAAGATACTCGCCTACAAGAGTCAACATTAGGCCTGCCATCTACTTCCCACTTGGACTGTCTGGCCAAAAGAGCTAAAATACAAGAGTGTAACCG TCTAAGATTTGGGGATGACCCCAACGTGAATTGTTCATCACTGAGAGAGGGTGATGCTGTAGAGAGCTGTAAAGAGACTGCTGAACCAAATAATGAAAACCTGCTTAGACTGGCGAGAAGCATGGACAAGACTACCCCAGCACCGCTGTCAACATCTCAGGACAAAGCCGCTGAACAGATGCGCTCAGAGGAACAGGAGACGAACAAACTGAAGGTTCCCGTCAGCTCCATAATGCCAGAAGATGACAATAG TGAAGAAGACCTGTACAGGGGAGAGGATGAAATTGAGAAGGAGCGAGATGCAAAAGACAACACGTGTCCCAGGATTCAGGCAGAGT TGGTTTCAGAGGGTCAGTGCAGTGTGGAAGGCCCAGTGGAACTCCTGTCCTATAGTCAAAGGGAGTGGAGGGGAAACACCGCCAAAAGTGTCCTTATCAGAAAG GGTTATGAGATGATATCCTATGATTTTGAGTATCTACGCAGGGTGAGGGGGGACAACTACTGTGCACTAAGGGCCACCCTCTTTCAGCTTCTCACTCAGTCCACTCAACTTCCAGCCTGTATAGCAGACCATGACTTCAGCCTG TGGCCTAAACAGCTTCTATCGGTAAAGGATCTGGTAGATCAGTGGAGATTCCCCTTTGGTGGTAGAAGCACCACGGGAGGCGTGGAACAACTGGAGCATTATCTACAGCTCCTCAAGAGACGG tggCAGGAGGCAGTGGAGGCCCGCGGGCAGAAGGACAGGGAGGCTCTATGCCAGCAGGTCTTCCAGGGTGGGGAGGAGGAGTACGGGCTGCTGGAGACTGTCAAGTTCCTCATGCTGCGGACCGCCGTGGAGCTGCACAGCGCCAGCGAGCGCGGCGAGAGCGTGCCCGAGTTCTGCTGGCTCCTGTTTGCCAGAGACTCCTCCCGCTGCCCCAGGACCCTTCTGACCAACCACCTGCTGCATGTGGGCTCCAGCGGAGGGCTAGAGCAG GTGGAGATGTTTCTCCTTGGCTACTCCCTGCAGCAGACTATTCAGGTCCACCGGCTCTATAAAGCAGACACAGAGGAGTTTGTCACCTACTATCCTGATGACCACATAGAGGACTGGCCTCACCTTTGCCTACTGACGGAGGACGACAGGCACTACAATGTTCCAGTCCCTAGAGCACAGAAAGTATCTAAGCGGAACTCCGCAAGCAGGCCTGTATGGCGTGAGCCCTCAGGGACAACACCTATGCATGGACACTCCAACAACACAGGGAAGACCTACGTCTAA